In Nicotiana tabacum cultivar K326 chromosome 17, ASM71507v2, whole genome shotgun sequence, one DNA window encodes the following:
- the LOC107786280 gene encoding senescence-specific cysteine protease SAG12-like precursor has protein sequence MAFANLSQYLCLALFFICLGLWSSQVALSRPINYEATMRARHDQWIVHHEKVYKDLNEKEVRFQIFKENVERIEAFNAGEDKGYKLGFNKFSDLTNEEFRVLHTGYKRSHPKVMTSSKGKTHFRYTNVTDIPPTMDWRKKGAVTPIKDQKECGCCWAFSAVAAMEGLHQLKTGELIPLSEQELVDCDVEGEDEGCSGGLLDTAFDFILKNKGLTTEVNYPYKGEDGVCNKKKSALSAAKITGYEDVPANSEKALLQAVANQPVSVAIDGSSFDFQFYSSGVFSGSCSTWLNHAVTAVGYGATTDGTKYWIIKNSWGSKWGDSGYMRIKRDVHEKEGLCGLAMDASYPTA, from the exons ATGGCCTTTGCAAACCTTAGCCAATACCTTTGCTTAGCTTTGTTCTTCATATGTTTGGGACTTTGGAGCTCTCAAGTAGCTTTATCACGTCCAATAAACTATGAGGCAACCATGCGTGCAAGGCATGACCAATGGATTGTACATCATGAAAAAGTTTACAAAGATTTGAACGAGAAAGAAGTGCGTTTCCAGATATTTAAAGAAAACGTGGAACGTATAGAAGCTTTTAACGCAGGTGAAGATAAAGGGTACAAACTCGGCTTTAATAAATTTTCTGATCTCACGAATGAGGAATTTCGTGTATTACATACTGGTTACAAGAGGTCACACCCTAAGGTCATGACTTCCTCAAAGGGAAAGACACATTTTAGGTACACTAATGTGACAGACATACCGCCAACTATGGATTGGAGAAAGAAAGGTGCCGTCACCCCTATCAAGGACCAAAAGGAATGTG GGTGCTGTTGGGCATTTTCTGCAGTAGCTGCTATGGAAGGGCTACACCAACTGAAAACAGGAGAGTTGATCCCTTTATCAGAGCAAGAGCTTGTAGACTGTGATGTCGAAGGCGAGGACGAAGGTTGCAGCGGTGGACTCTTGGACACTGCCTTTGATTTCATCCTGAAAAACAAGGGCCTCACAACAGAAGTAAACTATCCATACAAAGGAGAAGATGGTGTCTGCAACAAGAAAAAGTCAGCTCTTTCAGCAGCCAAAATTACAG GATATGAAGATGTGCCAGCGAACAGTGAGAAGGCTCTATTGCAGGCAGTGGCTAATCAACCTGTTTCGGTGGCAATAGACGGGAGTAGCTTCGATTTCCAGTTCTATTCAAGTGGTGTATTCAGTGGATCATGCAGCACTTGGCTTAACCACGCTGTTACAGCAGTGGGATATGGTGCAACAACTGACGGTACAAAATATTGGATTATAAAGAATTCATGGGGCAGTAAATGGGGTGACAGTGGATATATGCGCATCAAAAGGGATGTTCATGAGAAAGAAGGCCTTTGTGGACTTGCTATGGACGCTTCTTATCCCACTGCCTAA